From the Flavobacterium galactosidilyticum genome, one window contains:
- the mads8 gene encoding methylation-associated defense system ATP-binding protein MAD8, with protein MKNNYKEIYYSRIVSLITKLHNNEFETAKPGHCMKITGLGENQLKVLWQELTICFPNIDVFIVNEIEEQDCFISATKLIELRNNQSKPLLILIPANNRTAAEDSYGNATFKEIALDNIENELLKELISDIPSEFKIVIKAIEDILKPSKNNKFNYILFLISIKDNSYDKISFGKSLNFLEILPDEALLNDFNSIRSRLSLNLQSCQTLSTFNKTLYERVESLEIEKDSIQKEIVDLFKKESELKSISDLVDIVSNKYPNLWFNNWKIPNLNFKEIKLKVLEVRSTDFVEEEGRKVLKAKENSNSNVTIRFKTTPPPNQVNELKFFRVLLMEVDGYAGVEINTLRKLGNSNAKQEYREATVQLNTNNLEEGSYFFKIIAEDENGNILNINDDFLSDKIQEAWEKEGKTKESKQNYNFKLSSDTEDFEYEISENPDKEENQRKDKLNNVLQGHFKFNIELLKEGSDSQNPTPSETSNIWLNDEKEKTNSIFHINYSQKHNYQIIVSSKLRKIEEEFLQNSSSIGYVNVKVSNNQTSIGFESIEFLTSNLNEIAPKKLLIAREKLFKKILATNNNQNGIFETANIADFKEEIKEYLDRYNNWINELNKKISKTDFDESDKEKLKLVYSEIQFLDLVKVKTKLPNNESVSAVLISPLHPLRLAWFYNLIEVFENWQDKTIKYIDHAKDWNRLQEIFLGKIHPSNNPYVFVDPSNFINYEYSGEITFGWGIYFNVENLKGKDNLVPVTHQLKHYYKSILNISKDNYTDNEVSKTLLVKHLKNFLIQHPYTDKLVINLFNVGDADKFADAFVELSRINEYSDTKFEVRIFIGNVSLIEPGNALKELINPETNISEEAELFSQASENRLFPKLRFSINSIEDFLTTPEEFNAHLSFLVNPFTSKITLTKPNLDFKSDFLNGLFTINTTDAFFDKGTDTMRWINYIDVNKAKSFFSTSIFTNFQKNIACALASHNTDAIPAIQLDLNDRDKVLISHLHEYSDWVITFDKNLGPQIFDQPSVDNEIPFLLDYIPSEDISGISSYLTTKPSSEIVGLLSPHFEEFGLDVTNEKDIICIKTLLEDLRAISSSLVLQLNSSKNKAFEVIGSAFSKRVLQKKGLLENAFIVPIDLHQELFENLSSNSKSRADNLVFTVNTQTREINISVLEIKCRTYLSTSERDELKSKMMEQIENTILALKTHFDPNNYKSQDRLDREIKNLEFKRILEFYIERAFRYQYLSDNAYNSYINFIQTLNDGYTLKFNRVGFIFDFSFDKKHLKQILDENTTIFTFGHSLIKEILDVDSDLNTQRLEDLDLTKDIAISINANEKLKPFLKKYEPKLKPSNDENMRSDSEVEKEKRPGSQNHTIEKKDENKELEIEENPKLEDEHLLDNNEIIAIEKSEIVEIDSDKKNNFESFKAPEYDILIGKSSSSEQFGLLGTSIHNKKIAIDLSETNTISLFGIQGGGKSYTIGTISEMVLKQVQNVNILNSPLAGVIFHYSESMDYEPEFTSMIFENDQQRELAILKEKYGANPASIEDVVLLSPIDKIEERRLEFPSIEVLPISFNSKELNVQDWMFLLGAIGNDSAYIRQLKAIMRAQRNDLSLVGLRESVEESELLTSSQKALARQKLNFAQEYINDDLYIKEIIRPGRLIIVDLRDEFIVKDEALGLFVIMLNIFSGVKVYNEKPFNKFIVFDEAHKYMDNKDLTNNIVTAIREMRHKGVSIMIASQDPPSLPNEIIELSSVVLLHKFNSPQWLKHIQKSINQLGNLSANDLSMLKPGEGFLWSSKATELGITNNPVKISTRPRFTKHGGATLKADRK; from the coding sequence ATGAAAAATAATTATAAAGAAATATATTACTCAAGAATAGTAAGCTTAATAACTAAGCTACATAACAATGAATTTGAAACTGCCAAGCCTGGACATTGTATGAAAATAACTGGTCTAGGGGAAAATCAATTAAAGGTACTGTGGCAAGAACTTACTATTTGTTTTCCTAATATTGATGTTTTTATTGTTAATGAAATTGAAGAACAAGATTGTTTTATTTCAGCAACTAAATTAATTGAATTAAGAAATAATCAAAGCAAACCTCTTTTAATTTTAATCCCAGCCAACAATAGGACAGCTGCAGAGGATTCATATGGTAATGCGACATTTAAGGAAATAGCTTTAGATAATATAGAAAATGAGTTATTGAAAGAATTGATTAGTGATATACCTTCTGAATTCAAAATTGTAATAAAAGCAATTGAAGACATCTTAAAACCTTCAAAAAATAACAAATTTAATTACATATTATTTTTAATTAGTATTAAAGATAATTCGTATGACAAAATATCATTTGGTAAATCACTCAATTTTTTAGAAATTCTACCAGATGAAGCACTCTTAAATGATTTTAATTCAATAAGATCGAGATTATCACTTAATCTTCAAAGTTGTCAAACGCTTTCTACTTTTAACAAAACACTATATGAAAGAGTTGAAAGTTTAGAGATTGAAAAAGATTCAATTCAAAAAGAGATTGTTGATTTGTTTAAAAAAGAATCGGAACTTAAATCAATTTCTGATTTAGTAGATATTGTCTCAAATAAATATCCAAATCTGTGGTTTAACAATTGGAAAATACCAAATTTAAATTTTAAAGAAATAAAGCTAAAAGTATTAGAAGTTCGTTCAACAGATTTTGTAGAAGAAGAAGGAAGAAAAGTTTTAAAAGCGAAAGAAAACTCTAACTCAAATGTAACTATACGTTTTAAAACAACACCACCACCAAATCAAGTTAATGAATTAAAGTTTTTTAGAGTTCTATTAATGGAAGTAGATGGTTATGCTGGTGTTGAAATAAATACTTTGAGAAAATTAGGAAATTCAAATGCTAAACAAGAATATAGGGAAGCTACTGTACAATTAAACACAAATAATTTAGAAGAAGGGTCCTATTTTTTTAAAATAATTGCTGAAGATGAAAATGGAAACATTTTAAATATAAACGATGATTTTTTGAGTGATAAAATTCAAGAAGCATGGGAAAAGGAAGGTAAGACAAAAGAATCCAAACAAAATTATAATTTCAAATTAAGTTCTGATACGGAAGACTTTGAATATGAAATAAGTGAGAATCCTGATAAAGAAGAAAATCAAAGAAAGGACAAATTGAATAATGTCTTACAAGGTCACTTTAAATTTAATATTGAATTATTGAAAGAAGGTTCAGACTCTCAAAATCCTACACCAAGTGAAACATCAAATATTTGGCTAAATGATGAAAAAGAAAAAACAAACTCAATATTTCATATAAATTATAGTCAGAAACATAATTATCAAATTATAGTTTCCTCGAAACTTCGTAAAATTGAAGAAGAGTTTTTACAAAATTCTTCTTCAATTGGTTATGTGAATGTTAAAGTAAGCAACAATCAGACTTCAATAGGATTTGAAAGTATAGAATTTTTAACAAGTAATTTAAATGAGATTGCACCAAAAAAATTACTAATAGCAAGAGAGAAATTATTTAAAAAAATATTAGCAACAAACAATAATCAAAATGGAATTTTTGAAACCGCTAATATCGCTGATTTCAAAGAAGAAATTAAAGAATATCTTGACAGATATAATAATTGGATTAACGAATTAAACAAAAAAATTAGTAAGACTGATTTTGACGAAAGTGACAAAGAAAAGCTTAAGCTAGTTTATTCAGAAATTCAGTTTTTAGATCTAGTTAAAGTTAAAACGAAGTTACCTAATAATGAAAGTGTTAGTGCAGTTTTAATATCGCCATTGCATCCATTAAGGTTAGCGTGGTTTTATAATCTGATAGAAGTCTTTGAAAACTGGCAAGATAAAACTATAAAATATATCGATCACGCGAAGGATTGGAATAGACTACAAGAGATTTTTCTTGGTAAAATACATCCTAGCAATAATCCTTATGTATTTGTCGATCCTTCAAATTTTATTAATTATGAATATTCTGGTGAAATAACTTTTGGTTGGGGTATTTATTTTAACGTTGAAAATCTAAAAGGTAAAGACAACCTTGTACCTGTAACCCATCAATTAAAACATTATTATAAATCAATTCTAAATATATCTAAAGATAATTATACTGATAATGAAGTAAGTAAAACATTATTGGTAAAACATCTTAAAAACTTTTTGATTCAGCACCCATATACAGATAAGTTAGTTATTAATTTATTCAACGTTGGCGATGCAGACAAATTTGCAGATGCTTTTGTGGAACTAAGCCGAATAAATGAATATTCTGACACTAAATTTGAAGTTCGTATTTTTATTGGTAATGTATCTTTAATTGAGCCTGGAAATGCTTTAAAAGAGTTAATAAATCCAGAAACTAATATATCTGAGGAAGCGGAATTGTTTTCTCAAGCTTCTGAAAATAGACTGTTTCCGAAGTTAAGATTTTCAATTAATAGTATTGAAGATTTCCTTACAACACCTGAAGAATTCAATGCTCATTTAAGCTTCCTTGTAAATCCTTTTACATCAAAAATTACATTAACTAAACCAAATTTAGATTTTAAATCAGATTTCTTAAATGGTTTATTTACAATAAATACAACGGATGCATTCTTTGATAAAGGTACAGATACGATGCGATGGATAAATTATATTGATGTTAATAAAGCAAAATCATTTTTTTCAACTTCAATATTTACTAATTTTCAAAAAAATATTGCATGTGCACTAGCTTCGCATAATACAGATGCAATACCAGCAATTCAATTGGATTTAAATGACCGCGATAAAGTTTTAATTTCTCATTTACATGAATACTCAGATTGGGTGATAACTTTTGATAAAAATTTAGGTCCTCAAATATTTGACCAACCATCGGTTGATAATGAAATACCTTTCCTCTTAGATTATATACCAAGTGAAGATATTTCTGGGATTTCATCTTATTTAACAACAAAACCTTCATCCGAAATTGTAGGTCTTTTGAGTCCACATTTTGAAGAATTTGGTTTAGATGTAACTAATGAAAAAGATATAATCTGTATTAAAACTTTATTAGAAGATTTAAGAGCAATTAGTAGTTCCTTGGTTTTACAATTAAATTCTTCAAAAAATAAAGCATTTGAAGTTATTGGTTCTGCCTTTTCAAAAAGAGTTCTTCAAAAGAAAGGTCTTTTAGAAAATGCTTTTATAGTTCCAATAGACTTGCATCAAGAATTATTTGAGAATTTAAGTTCAAATTCTAAAAGTAGAGCTGATAATTTAGTTTTTACCGTAAATACTCAAACAAGAGAAATAAACATTTCTGTATTAGAAATTAAATGTAGAACATATTTAAGTACAAGTGAAAGAGATGAATTAAAAAGTAAGATGATGGAGCAAATCGAAAATACGATACTTGCTTTAAAAACACATTTTGACCCAAATAACTATAAATCGCAAGATAGATTAGATAGAGAAATAAAAAATTTGGAATTTAAACGTATCTTAGAATTTTACATTGAGAGAGCTTTTCGATATCAATATCTTTCGGACAATGCTTATAATTCATATATTAACTTTATTCAAACCTTGAATGATGGTTATACTTTAAAATTTAATAGAGTTGGATTTATTTTTGATTTTTCATTTGATAAAAAACATCTAAAACAGATTTTAGATGAAAATACTACAATCTTTACTTTTGGGCATTCGCTAATTAAAGAAATATTGGACGTAGATTCAGATTTAAATACACAAAGATTAGAGGACCTTGATTTAACAAAAGATATAGCTATTAGTATTAATGCAAATGAAAAACTAAAACCATTTCTAAAAAAATATGAACCGAAACTAAAACCGTCAAACGACGAAAATATGCGAAGTGATTCTGAAGTGGAGAAGGAAAAAAGACCCGGTTCACAAAATCACACTATTGAGAAAAAGGATGAGAATAAAGAATTAGAAATCGAGGAAAATCCTAAATTGGAAGATGAGCATTTGCTTGATAATAATGAAATAATAGCAATTGAAAAATCTGAAATTGTTGAAATAGATTCAGATAAAAAAAACAATTTTGAAAGTTTTAAAGCTCCTGAATATGATATTTTAATAGGTAAATCGTCATCGTCTGAACAGTTTGGTTTACTGGGCACGTCAATTCATAATAAAAAAATAGCAATAGATTTATCTGAAACAAATACCATAAGTTTATTTGGTATTCAAGGTGGTGGTAAAAGTTACACAATTGGTACCATTTCAGAAATGGTATTAAAACAAGTTCAAAATGTAAATATTTTGAACTCACCTTTGGCAGGAGTTATTTTTCATTATAGTGAAAGCATGGATTATGAGCCAGAGTTCACTTCTATGATTTTTGAAAATGATCAACAACGTGAACTTGCTATCTTAAAAGAAAAATATGGGGCAAATCCAGCATCAATTGAAGATGTTGTCTTACTATCACCTATAGATAAAATTGAAGAGAGAAGACTTGAGTTTCCTTCAATTGAAGTCTTGCCAATTTCTTTTAATTCAAAAGAATTAAATGTTCAAGATTGGATGTTTCTTTTAGGTGCAATTGGTAACGATTCTGCATACATAAGACAACTTAAAGCTATAATGAGAGCTCAAAGAAATGATCTTTCATTAGTTGGTTTACGTGAGAGTGTTGAAGAATCGGAACTGCTTACTTCTTCTCAAAAAGCTTTAGCACGTCAGAAATTAAATTTTGCTCAAGAATATATTAATGATGATTTGTATATTAAAGAAATAATAAGACCAGGCAGATTAATTATTGTAGACTTAAGAGATGAATTTATTGTAAAAGATGAAGCTTTAGGTTTATTTGTAATAATGTTAAACATTTTCTCTGGGGTAAAAGTTTATAATGAAAAACCGTTTAATAAGTTTATTGTATTTGATGAAGCTCACAAGTACATGGACAACAAAGATTTAACAAATAATATTGTGACTGCTATTAGAGAAATGCGTCATAAAGGTGTTAGTATAATGATAGCAAGTCAAGACCCACCAAGTTTACCAAATGAAATAATTGAATTAAGCTCAGTTGTTTTATTACATAAATTTAATTCTCCTCAATGGCTAAAGCATATACAAAAGTCAATAAATCAATTAGGAAACTTATCAGCTAATGATTTAAGTATGTTAAAACCAGGAGAAGGTTTTCTCTGGTCATCTAAAGCAACAGAGTTAGGTATCACAAACAATCCAGTTAAAATCTCAACTAGACCTCGATTTACTAAACATGGTGGAGCAACTTTAAAAGCAGATAGAAAATAA
- the mads7 gene encoding methylation-associated defense system protein MAD7 yields the protein MAINLNKDEGIFRNELIFTADAKVNNIDSTLVNLFMLLKHNGVRPKQRARKGENVFIKLEKLKEIFIKLEEDGGIEGFKENPEAVELWLRTNLINLVNRGNSEKEKISSLRPIHLESYRVRNAQQTRDFFSADQLYLMLSQKPAVKNELKNFLMEGWDASQSQFLNGNNLDVDSLGILHLIKNINPGFLESNSELNKISPINKKQAELYCDDVHKLLVYKNEIPRNVLIDYLKTITSFHLSLYVNKVISSLPQLIEKGNLKMEEDWNIVVDVTDNFESKISAIAIEDAAKNYNSLYNYIKATFQINAVIARFKLDKTDSDSLIEVLRILKEKSESFELKFETHWDYIYGNFEQEDKDLVNEMVKYETTYFDRYVELLMKIKGPYQLKYYPQFMDSISQKNNERGYLAQGRSKKHPRRYVLGTRLLETLVQIQVLHLENDRFVTKSLSIEELTKNLRERYGLIINGLSEERFSNADVNTILAFKENVEAFKFKLRQIGFYNDLSDAYILQKVRPRYQMD from the coding sequence ATGGCAATAAATTTAAATAAAGATGAAGGCATTTTCCGTAATGAACTAATATTTACTGCCGATGCCAAAGTAAACAATATAGATAGCACACTAGTAAATTTGTTTATGCTGTTAAAACATAATGGCGTAAGACCAAAACAAAGAGCACGTAAAGGCGAAAATGTATTCATTAAATTGGAAAAACTAAAAGAAATCTTTATAAAGTTAGAAGAAGATGGAGGTATTGAAGGATTTAAAGAAAACCCCGAGGCGGTTGAATTATGGTTAAGAACAAATTTAATAAATCTTGTAAATAGAGGAAATTCAGAAAAAGAAAAAATATCTTCTTTAAGACCAATTCATCTTGAAAGCTACAGAGTTCGTAATGCGCAACAAACTAGAGATTTCTTTAGTGCTGATCAATTATATTTAATGTTAAGTCAAAAGCCAGCAGTTAAAAACGAATTAAAAAATTTCTTAATGGAGGGTTGGGATGCAAGCCAAAGTCAGTTTTTAAATGGTAATAACTTGGATGTAGATAGCTTAGGGATTTTACATTTAATAAAAAATATTAATCCTGGGTTTTTAGAAAGTAATTCAGAATTGAATAAAATATCTCCAATTAATAAAAAACAGGCGGAACTGTATTGTGATGATGTCCATAAATTATTAGTTTATAAAAATGAAATTCCTAGAAATGTTCTAATTGATTATTTAAAAACAATAACTTCATTTCATTTGTCATTGTACGTAAATAAAGTTATTTCTTCATTACCTCAATTAATAGAAAAAGGTAATCTAAAAATGGAAGAAGATTGGAACATTGTCGTTGATGTTACAGATAATTTTGAAAGTAAAATATCTGCAATTGCCATCGAAGATGCAGCTAAAAATTATAATTCACTGTATAATTACATCAAAGCTACTTTTCAAATAAATGCTGTAATTGCAAGATTTAAATTAGATAAGACCGATTCAGATTCATTAATAGAAGTTTTAAGAATATTAAAGGAAAAAAGTGAATCTTTCGAGTTAAAGTTTGAAACACATTGGGATTACATTTATGGAAACTTCGAACAAGAAGATAAAGACTTGGTTAACGAAATGGTAAAATATGAAACTACCTATTTTGATCGATATGTAGAATTATTAATGAAAATAAAGGGGCCATATCAATTGAAATATTATCCTCAATTTATGGATAGTATTTCTCAAAAAAATAATGAAAGAGGCTATCTCGCACAGGGTAGAAGCAAAAAACACCCTAGAAGATATGTCTTAGGAACCAGACTGTTAGAAACGCTAGTTCAAATTCAGGTTTTACATTTAGAGAACGATCGTTTTGTTACAAAAAGTTTGTCAATAGAAGAATTAACTAAGAATTTACGAGAAAGATACGGTCTTATTATCAATGGGTTAAGTGAGGAAAGATTTAGTAATGCTGATGTAAATACTATTTTGGCTTTCAAAGAAAATGTAGAAGCGTTTAAATTTAAATTAAGACAAATTGGCTTTTATAACGATTTAAGTGATGCATATATTCTACAAAAGGTCAGACCTAGATATCAAATGGATTAA